A window of Rutidosis leptorrhynchoides isolate AG116_Rl617_1_P2 unplaced genomic scaffold, CSIRO_AGI_Rlap_v1 contig99, whole genome shotgun sequence genomic DNA:
TTTCCTTAATAAAATTCATTTTATTCAGTTTTTCTATTTCTAATTAAAAAGATATATCATTTTTCCCTATTCAAACGgacatattattaaaagtattattcctaatcaaagtataatatatatatatattattttttctaatttttttattaaactattattcctaCTAAAAATCCGTTATACTTTTTTTCCTATTCTAAATTAAAATAGACATATCTTATTTTTCAAGCAATATGAACAACTAAAATTGATTAGAtgcaattataatttttattatgaaatcaAATTTTGATATGTGACTTTTATTTTTTGCTATGTTTATTATTTTAGAAAACAAAATAATTTTTTAATTCTAATAGGattgtagattttgaaataaaaaatcaaaataattatgactatataaaattaatatttttccttttgatatgttatttgacatatttatatttaataatatttaatataaataattattatataatttttttataatatatttaaattattaattttgaaAGGTATGGATTTCCCGTTCAACGGACGAGCCCATTTACTTGTATTATATAAGAGGCATACATGTAGTTTAGTCTAccttaattatttttttaaaattcacaACTTTCATTACGCGATATTTGAAATTGACCGAAAAGAGTATAATATTTTACCCCCAATGCGGAAAATTCCTGGATCTAGCACTGCCTCCCTCCCCCTCTGATCAAATCATAAAATCAAAATATAGCAATCCGAAGAGGTCATGAgggatcatcattattattaaatagtgAAAGGAGAATAAAATTTTGAAATCTGTAACGTTAAACTATGAGCATTAAACTATAATTATAAGGGTATATATATAGCAGGTAATAAATTACTTATTTACCGTTATTTGGCACGATTTCGGACGAAACTGGCCGTTTCTCTAACGTGTATCATTTTCGAGGCCTCCGATTCTCACACTTAGAATGAGAGAAAACAACCTGTCAAGTTATCCAAAAGGAGATCCAGGAACATTCTAGGATTCTGATCAAAATTGCATGGTTATATTATCGGATAGTTTTCTTTTGATTCATTAGGAATTAATTAGCCAAAAGGAGACTTCCAGGAACATTTGGTGAATTCTTCTTCAAACATTATATATTGCGGCTAGAGTTCGTACAAATTTCTACGTGGAAGAATAGAAAGCCTAGCATGAAAGAAAAGAACCTGTCCGATTAGCCAAGGAGATTTCCTGAAATGACCTCTTAGGATTTTCTCGCCACTTTAGAAACTTCCCTAGAATTTATTTCCAGGAAAGTCATCCTTGGCTACCAAACAAGAATCTTGTTCTCATGTTAGACTTCTCTTCTctattcttcttcatcttcttcgtcCTCTGAAGTATCCGAAGACGCTCGATGCTTGAGACACTGCTCAGGAAGTCTCTAATCATTTATTTATAGTAATAAAAGAGGAATATTCAAGACTAGATAGAAATCGGCTAGTCATTTCTTGAGACTTTCTTTTTTTCTCATGATCATTATCTTTTTTCACATTCTAATTAAGTGCATGCATCATTTTTTAAGTTCCTACCATGGAATATATTCCATTTTCCTTTAGTTGCGATCGAATTCGGAATTTCTAGAAGAACCTGTTAAAAGGAGTTCCAACCAAAATACTGCTTTTTTTTCTCCACTGAAGTCTCTAAACTTTACAGAAACTTACATCTGAGTCCTTAAGCTTACTTGCATTGCATCTAGATCACTTTTTATTTTCTTATTAAATCCTCAGAGTCACGCCAGTAAAATAATGTGTCTCTTAATTCTACATCAAGTGATAATTTACGGTGTCGTTAGTTTTGATAACAAAAGAATGCATGCAGCTATAAGATGATTTGAAAGCTCAGAAGTCAGAAGTATAGATACAATATGAGTTTAAGGAGAAATATGTAACTTCTTAAAAAAGTCCGAGGCTTCCATTTTCAGTATCCCTCAAATGGAATAAAATGGAGGATTTTGACCTTCTGTAGTCATATAAATAAATAAGAAGGCACAAATCTTGCTAATTAAAGTATGTGGGCTTTCATCTTGGAGGTCATGGAGTCGATTCTTCAGGATCGTAATTCTGGAGGAGGACTACCCCCATTATATAATCCAAAACCGTTGAATAAAAAAAAAGATATGTATAAATTTCATGATAGATAAAAGGGTAGAGTGCATAATACCCTCTGATTTTGGTTAATATACAGTTTCCCCCGTATAAATTCAAAAATATTAATCCCATAATTATTGAGCTTATTATACAAACTCCCCCCTAAATCGTATCTCCGTTAGATTTTCGTCCCTTTTTTGCTGTCGTAAACAAATACATTTTTTTTAATGACAAACTTGAACTGTTGTTCTTTAATTTAGGTAGATTTGTTTTACTGATAACGAGTAAAGAAGAAAGTGCATAGTTTTATTGATGATGAGATGTTTTTGAATTTTCTTTGGATTCAATAGTACTGCTAGTGTGTGTATAATGTAATCGTGTTGTGGAAGGGAAGAAGGAAGAATAACGTGATAACAAAATAATAGGTTTGATCTTTGGGCATTAATTAACCTCTCGATAATAAAAGGGTAGCAGTGTATTTGTATCTTATTTAACGAGTAACTCTAACGGAGTTGCTATTTAGGGGGAGTTTGGATAACAAGCAAAATAGTTAGGGGgttaatatatgttttaaattatAGGGGGAAACTGTGTATTAATCCATAAATCAGGGTTTTTTCTTTTCACTTTACCCTAGATTAAAAAAGAACttggaataaaaaaaaatatatagttatataatagTAATAAAGTGTTTAACCAGTAATTTTCCGAAAATTATTCCGCAAAAATGAAGAAAGCTCAATTCATTGTGAAGTGTGACGGTAATAGATTGGCACATGCTCTCGCTCATTATGATATTTTGATTAATCTAACagcttttaattataataatttgtCACACGTTGTGGTTCGTATTTATTTAATGAAGGGCCGGTTTTTGATTTCAAAAAAAATTCATTGTGAGATGCTGTAAACTTTGTCAAAAAGTTAATGCTATTGCCACTATATATTGACGAATGTGACTTGGAgctatttctttctttctttctcattAGGTTTTGCCTTttctgaattaaaaaaaaaagattttgcctTTTCTTTTTTCCTTAATTAAGAAATCAAGGCCACAGTCAGTAGTGATATTGTTGATAAAGTGGGGATGACCGAATCGGTCAATTCGATTATTTTTACAGATCAATAATTAACATTTTTATCCCACCGCTATGTGCGCAAACGGTGAGACTAAGAAGATATCCTAAAAAATCTAAAAAAAGAAACTACTAACATTTTTTATAGTTCAGCATCCGTTTAGAGTTTGATTCATTAGAACATCGATTATATCATGACATGATGACTTTGAATTATAACTAATCCAAGCCAAACTGTGTCCATCATGTCCTAATAAAAAATAACTTTTTTTTTATTAGATGAAGATTCCAACACTTATTAAACATACAGTTATTCTTACTATTAATAAAGTTAATCCAACATTAATATGAAAAAAATGTATTAACACCAATTTAATGTATTAATATGTCGACttaaaaaaaaaagtattaatATGTCATAATAAACATTTTGAATTCAAATATCTAGAATgcaatatatataacttttagggTGTGTTTGGAAATCCACTGTGTAATTGGATTTTCGTGTAATTGGCGGTAATTATGCAGCTTAACGTGTTTGAATTGTCATGTAATTACTTAGTTCCACGTAATTGCGTGTAATTCGGAGGCTCCAATTACACAGTTTCAATTCCGATCTCTTCATAAAAATTTGTGTAATTACAcaatttcaattttttttcttaTTATATTAGTTATATTTTATAATCTAATATTACAAATACTAACTGTATAACCaaacataatatttataattacaacATAATTACATAGTACTAaccaaataatataaatttttttaattCGTTTGTAATTACACAGACATGTAATTATATCCTAGTAATTATATAGTCGTGTAGTTACACGCTGACTTCCAAATAGATCCTTAAAAAAATTACAATTGCAATACATGTTAAGCTCTAAACAACACTACGAACAGGTGTTGGTTGAGTTGGAGAGGGAGCTCAATCCCTTAAACAAGATCAAGAGTTCGAGACGGCACAAAATCTCAACGCTCCTTAATTGTTGAGAGTTCAAATTTGGATCTCTCAACTCAGGTCTTGTGAATGGAACAAACATCCTTGAGAGAGCATCTCCTAAAAAATCCGTGATGTTCGAAATGCATGAGCATTTACCCACCATTTTTATGTATAAAGAAAATTTCTAAACAACATCTATAATATTTTATCTtatgttatcatttttatttttatttttttttggtttatGATGTCCCCACAACATGCGATTAAGAGATATACATTATATCATTGGATCACATGATTGATGATAGTGATAAAATAAGTAACTCTTTATCTCATTTGagattattaaatttaaattaaataatatttataattaagaaTTGATTTGTAATTAGCATGAAAATATATTGTATAACCATGTGAGCTTTAGAAAAAGTGAGAAAAGGCGATATATTTTTATCTCACTGTTGAGCCCTAATTTGTAAATTTGGCTTTAAGAGTATCTATAATAGTGCCCAAATTTTTTATCTCACTGTTGAGCCCTAATTTGTAAATTTGGCTTTAAGAGTATCTATAATAGTGCCCAAAGAATTGACAAGTAGTATTGTCCAAGAAAATTTTTTTATTATAACAAAAATTTTAGCTCCTAATTTTGCCCAAAATTTTCTTTTTCATATCTTCCCACAAAAGTTTGGCCAAATtttttttcattattttattaatacTACATACACAACATTCctacatatataattaattaattttaacatATCAATCTGATAAATTTATGAGTtacatataaataaaaaaattgtgagttaattatcaaattttattaaCTATATAATATGATTGTTGAAGATGAGAGACACGTACTTTGTGACTTTGGACAACTATATATTTACGATGATGTAGGCGACGAGATTTAACCGTCGGAATTGGATGTGGAAAATTTTATTACATATATATCCAAAAAAGTTAACAAGTTCGAGATATACAACAACATCGATCCAAACGAGTATATAAATTCGGGATAAATAACAATATCGACAaaccatatttattttatttttatatttataataatatataataaattataaagaatagataataatattttttttataaaaaattaataatGTTTTGTTGATACAATTATTGAATATTTAAATAATAGAATGATGATGTATGGATAAAACAGTGGCGGAGTTGGGACCCGACGACAGTGggtttataaatataaatttaaaaaattaaatgataaatttaattatacataaaaacttaaatttttaaaAAACTAGACACTAGAATTCTTTTAtttgtattttgtttttgtttAAGAAAGAAGAGAAGAAGCTATCTTACGTGACGTTTTGGAATTAATTAAGCAAATTTAGGATttctaattataaaaaaaaaaggattCCTATTTGATATAGGTTACGTGATCGGTGATTTCTGATTTCCTGTATTAAGTTAAGAAATTTAGTATTAGGTCTTTATAGTTTGTTTTTCTTTATAGTTATAACTGTACACTTCAAATTTTGTGGGTTCAAAAATTTGAGTTAATTTTAACTCATTAAAAAATATAAGAGCTATTTTGAAATATTTTTAAAACTTGATGGTGTAATATGACATCAGGCCCATGCACTTGGCTCCGCCATTGGATAAACAGTTGGGCAAAAAAAGTTGACCAAATTATTGTAGCAAATGTGTCCAATTTTTCCAAAAAATTTCTCTCTCTAAAGCAGATGTGGCAATTTTTGACCACAAATTCTTGGACACTATTGTGAATATTCTAAGAACTCCTAAAAAAAATTACACTTTGTAGTTTATACACTCTCTGTATTTAATTATTTGACGTTTTTGCTCATTTTGATAATATCAATGACACAATTTTTAAAGCAACATTTATGCAACCTTTACATTTTATCCTTATATAATGACATTTTTTTGTTTTTTCTCATTGGTTATTAATGTGAGTGAGATGGGAGATAAAAGATTATGTATGTAAATTTTATCTTGAAATTATAAAAACGGTcaattatttaaaaataaaaaaattcctaAAACATCATTTATTTTTATACGGAGGGAGGAGGGAGTATATCTTTAgaagtattttaaaaataatattaaaacttataagCATTATATATCTCAAATGTAAAATTATACTTATTTTACAGGaaattataataaaatataatttaccgacatttaatatttttattgaaaaatGAAATTTCCATTAAGTGATACATCATTTAATTTTTTGTATTAACTTTTCTTAAAGTTCAAAAATTTATGAATAAAAAATTAGTTTGCATGTCAAATTTCCTAGAAAATTATGTAGGttcatttcaaaataaataaataaattatgtagGTTCGACAGGTGGGCCATAAAAGAACTAAAAGTGAGATATTTTTTTTAACGTGGCCCTAACTCATATTCAATACTACAATATTTAATACATTTCTAgaataaataaattttaatttttttttgaagtaataaatttaaaatttacaACCTGAACTTTAACATACTTCAATattttctcccttatatttcattaACCTTAATATTTCCCCTGAAGTTTCTGGTGAAAGCTCATTTTCCCGCCAATAGTTTTTGCTTAACGGTGAATGAACAAAATACTCTACCAAATTAATCTAATGACTTGCCTAATTCTTCAATCCTTTCCATTTCACATGAAAACTTCCTTTCTTTTTCTTTGTACCTAGAGGCTAGAAGAACATGGACTCCGACTAAACTGATCATCGCCGCCTTCACCACCTACATAGTAGAAATACCTGAATGCGTAATTTGAGTTTGAAGTGTAAATGAGCAAGAATTAAGCAGGTGACCCACTACTTTGTATATTAATGAAAGGGCTGGAAATAACTTTGACTAAGATTTGAGGGTCATTATTCAAGTGACCAAACATAAGGGGCTTAATAATAGAATATGTTAAATCTAAGGAGCATTTTACAATTTAAAAAGGGTAACCTAACTCATTAAATACTgtatttaatttatttatgagtcCAAAAATTTAGTTTTGCATGTCAAAAATTATTAGAAAAATACTCTAATGCAGCCAAGTAGGCCCATGATGAAAGAAAAACTCAAAAATGTAAGATAGTTTTGTCTGAATGTGGACCCCTACTTTGTCACCATTTCCTTCAAATTGCGTATGCAACTCTTCTTCAATGGTGTTTTTTTACCTTCTTCATGAGCTGTTTTGTACATGAACTTACACATTGACACTTTCTCTGTATGTGTTGTTGAATCATCAACACAAAAGGACAATAATACCCTCTTACCTGTCTTCCTCTCAAGCCCTTTCTTCTACATTGTCATgttaaatttgtttgtttctaagacTGTTTCATTACATAAACAGAGTAAAGTTTCGATTTTGAACTCAAAAAGTTTCGATTTTGAACTCAAAAAGTTTCGATTTTTGATTCAAAGTTTCGATTTTTAACGATTTTGAACAAATGGGTATGAGAAATTCAGGTTTGTTTAGCTTCAATTCGATGTCGATGTTGTTTCCTTGTGATTGTTGTTCTTCGAAGCCAGCTGTTTTGTATTGCAGAGCTGATTCAGCTAAGCTTTGCTTGTTCTGCGACCGGAAAGTTCACTCTGCAAACTCCGTGTCGGAGAAACACAACCGGTCTCCGGTTTGCGACAGTTGCAGACTCTTACCTGTTTCTGTCCGTTTATCTCCCGACAATCTAATGTTCTGTTCAGATTGTGAGATATCTAGCTCAACTCTTCAGGATCGAAGTTTCGTACGAGGTTTTTGTGGATGCCCTTCTTCGATCGAGCTTGCTCGGGTTTTCGGGTTCGATTCGGATTCGATTTTCGATCAGGAACTCGGCGATTTACACGATTTCGCCGTCCCGGAAGGAGATTCTTCCGTTTCCTCTGTTTTCTGGAACTTCCAGAGAGAGAAGCAAGATGTGTTTGATCAACTGATGGAAATGAACAAGACAGGTAATGGTGCTAGGATTGAAATGGGGAATCTGGAAGATGTTAAGATCGAAAATCAAGACGAGGAAGTTGTGATCGATCAAGAAAACCCTTGTACTTCTCTGTTGTTTGGTGAAAATGATGAACAATCTGGTGATAGTGGTGAGCTTTTGTGGAACACCAATTCAACTTATGAAGCAACTCAGGTTCattttcattttattattactCGCTCTCTATCAAAATAGACGATGTTTTGTATTGTTAGGTTTATTGATATGAATATATAGATTTAGTCAATAATATTGCTAGATATATGTCCCTTAAAAGGAATCTAAACATACAAAAAATCGTCTATTTTGATACGGAGATATTTTATTATATTCTTTTCAAATTCATAAATGTTGGCTATGTATTTCATTTGCAGATATGGGATTTTGAGCTTGGAAGATCAAGGGATTATGAAGAAGTTGTTATCAAGAATAATCATTGCAAAGAAGATAACATAACCAGAAAAGGAAAGATGCCATGTGTCACATTCGAGTCTGAGGATAGCTTATCGAGCAACGTAAGACATTTTCTTCCAAAGCCCTTTACTTCTAGAATTTCATTAGAATTATCTGCCGTGATGTCGATGAGTAACTGATCGTGTTTGCATGCGTCGATTTATTTCTTTTATCTGAGTCGTGTTCATTTCGTGTCTGGAGTAAGACGAAGCATGTTCGGACACAGAACGAACGAAGCTCTAGCAAACTCATGATATTTGATTGAAACCATATATTTCCAGAATCAATCAGATCAGTCCTTGCCCTGCGAGGGAAAGTCAACTGAAGAAACAAACTATGTCCCTACAATTGGGTCAATGATGATGATGGAGTCAACAAATGTTCAAGTCATGGAAGAGCAGCCTCTACAAGCAAAGAGTGAAGACATAACTGGGCCAAAGCTGTTGACTTCCACAGAAATCCATGCACAAAA
This region includes:
- the LOC139885526 gene encoding zinc finger protein CONSTANS-LIKE 14-like, whose product is MGMRNSGLFSFNSMSMLFPCDCCSSKPAVLYCRADSAKLCLFCDRKVHSANSVSEKHNRSPVCDSCRLLPVSVRLSPDNLMFCSDCEISSSTLQDRSFVRGFCGCPSSIELARVFGFDSDSIFDQELGDLHDFAVPEGDSSVSSVFWNFQREKQDVFDQLMEMNKTGNGARIEMGNLEDVKIENQDEEVVIDQENPCTSLLFGENDEQSGDSGELLWNTNSTYEATQIWDFELGRSRDYEEVVIKNNHCKEDNITRKGKMPCVTFESEDSLSSNNQSDQSLPCEGKSTEETNYVPTIGSMMMMESTNVQVMEEQPLQAKSEDITGPKLLTSTEIHAQNRGNAMLRYMEKKKNRRFEKRIRYESRKARADTRKRVKGRFVKMFLPVPVFFSL